A DNA window from Kitasatospora atroaurantiaca contains the following coding sequences:
- a CDS encoding DUF2127 domain-containing protein, with amino-acid sequence MFKIDWNRRTCSRRGHTTYAPDEPELRSRLHAHTALGDAWRCLRCGDFSLGAPHGSGPADEAPLVPRGKALRDLFILRFLAVERFLRGLLIIVVAWAVWKFSNSQDAVREFFDENLTVFKPVTDHFHWDLEHSPIVDTIRKSFDFKHSTLLIVAVALLAYAVIEIVEAVGLWMGRRWAEYLTVVATAAFLPLEVYELSEHVSAVKICTLALNIIAVLWILLSKRLFGLRGGVVAFEAERHSASLLEVEQAAGTVPAAV; translated from the coding sequence TTGTTCAAGATCGACTGGAACCGCCGGACGTGCTCCAGGCGCGGCCACACCACGTACGCCCCGGACGAGCCCGAGCTGCGCTCGCGGCTGCACGCGCACACCGCCCTCGGCGACGCCTGGCGCTGCCTGCGCTGCGGGGACTTCTCGCTCGGCGCGCCGCACGGCTCGGGCCCGGCCGACGAGGCTCCGCTGGTACCGCGCGGCAAGGCGCTGCGCGACCTCTTCATCCTGCGCTTCCTCGCGGTCGAGCGGTTCCTGCGCGGTCTGCTGATCATCGTGGTGGCCTGGGCGGTCTGGAAGTTCTCCAACAGCCAGGACGCAGTGCGCGAGTTCTTCGACGAGAACCTGACGGTCTTCAAGCCCGTCACCGACCACTTCCACTGGGACCTCGAGCACTCGCCCATCGTGGACACCATCCGCAAGAGCTTCGACTTCAAGCACAGCACCCTGCTGATCGTGGCGGTCGCCCTGCTCGCGTACGCGGTGATCGAGATCGTCGAGGCGGTCGGCCTCTGGATGGGCAGGCGCTGGGCCGAGTACCTCACGGTGGTGGCCACCGCCGCCTTCCTGCCGCTGGAGGTGTACGAACTCAGTGAGCACGTCAGCGCGGTGAAGATCTGCACCCTGGCGCTGAACATCATCGCGGTGCTCTGGATCCTGCTCTCCAAGCGGCTCTTCGGCCTGCGCGGCGGCGTGGTCGCCTTCGAGGCCGAGCGGCACTCCGCCTCGCTCCTGGAGGTCGAGCAGGCGGCCGGCACGGTGCCCGCCGCGGTCTGA
- a CDS encoding DUF3817 domain-containing protein, whose translation MKSSSAVHRLRLVSGPEGLSFILLLICSVLKRTTSFDAVPVMGMVHGILFILYVVFLALAWQGRRWDAKRGLLLLVLSVLPTGGFFAERMLAKEERGELRAEAEPATA comes from the coding sequence GTGAAGAGCAGCAGCGCCGTCCACCGCCTGCGCCTTGTGTCCGGGCCCGAGGGCCTCTCCTTCATCCTGCTGCTGATCTGCTCGGTGCTGAAGCGGACCACCAGCTTCGACGCCGTGCCGGTGATGGGCATGGTGCACGGCATCCTGTTCATCCTGTACGTGGTCTTCCTCGCCCTGGCGTGGCAGGGGCGGCGCTGGGACGCCAAGCGCGGCCTGCTGCTCCTCGTCCTGTCGGTGCTGCCGACGGGTGGCTTCTTCGCCGAGCGGATGCTCGCCAAGGAGGAACGCGGCGAGCTCCGGGCCGAGGCCGAGCCCGCCACGGCCTGA
- a CDS encoding M4 family metallopeptidase produces the protein MKRKLTVGAVLSASAILAGAIQVSAGTAQAITSPVGQATVGAQHTELIALARNEAPAAAHALGLGAQEQLIPKDAIVDKDGTRHLRFERTFGGLPVLGGDLIVHQKANGSLKSVDRAVNGKLSLGSLTPKLSADKAAAQATGAVQATVGIAKDADEPAITSVGKASPAKLVVWAASGSARLAYETVVEGMRADGTPSNQHLVTDATTGELLYTHEDIRTANASGTGTGVFVGSVPLTTNYTGSTYQLKDATRGGQYTTNLANRTSGNGTLYTDADNAWGTGAVSNGQSAAVDAQFGAAATWDFYKNSFGRNGIRNDGVGAYSRVHYGRNYVNAFWSDSCFCMTYGDGASNTHPLTELDVAGHEMTHGVTANTAGLNYSGESGGLNEATSDIFGTMVEFSANLAKDNPDYLIGELININGNGTPLRYMDKPSKDGGSADYWSSTVGNLDVHYSSGVGNHFFYLLAEGSGAKTINGVSYNSPTYNGSTVTGIGRTKAAAIYYRALTVYWTSTTDYKGARTGTLQAAADLYGSGSAEYNAVAAAWSAVNVN, from the coding sequence GTGAAGCGAAAGCTGACAGTCGGAGCCGTTCTCTCCGCCTCGGCGATCCTCGCCGGCGCGATCCAGGTCAGCGCCGGTACGGCGCAGGCCATCACCAGCCCGGTCGGACAGGCGACCGTCGGCGCGCAGCACACCGAGCTGATCGCTCTGGCCCGCAACGAGGCTCCGGCCGCCGCCCACGCCCTCGGCCTCGGCGCCCAGGAGCAGCTCATACCCAAGGACGCCATCGTCGACAAGGACGGCACCCGCCACCTGCGCTTCGAGCGCACCTTCGGCGGCCTGCCGGTCCTCGGCGGCGACCTGATCGTGCACCAGAAGGCCAACGGCTCGCTGAAGTCGGTGGACCGCGCGGTGAACGGCAAGCTCAGCCTCGGCTCCCTCACCCCGAAGCTCTCCGCCGACAAGGCCGCCGCGCAGGCGACCGGTGCCGTCCAGGCCACCGTCGGCATCGCCAAGGACGCCGACGAGCCGGCCATCACCTCGGTCGGCAAGGCGAGCCCGGCCAAGCTGGTCGTCTGGGCGGCCTCCGGCAGCGCGCGCCTGGCCTACGAGACCGTGGTCGAGGGCATGCGTGCCGACGGCACGCCCAGCAACCAGCACCTGGTCACCGACGCCACCACCGGTGAGCTGCTCTACACCCACGAGGACATCCGGACCGCCAACGCCAGCGGCACCGGCACCGGCGTCTTCGTCGGCAGCGTGCCGCTGACCACCAACTACACCGGCAGCACGTACCAGCTGAAGGACGCCACCCGCGGCGGCCAGTACACCACCAACCTGGCCAACAGGACCTCGGGCAACGGCACCCTCTACACCGACGCCGACAACGCCTGGGGCACCGGCGCGGTCTCCAACGGCCAGTCGGCCGCCGTGGACGCGCAGTTCGGCGCCGCGGCCACCTGGGACTTCTACAAGAACTCCTTCGGCCGCAACGGCATCCGCAACGACGGTGTCGGCGCGTACAGCCGGGTCCACTACGGCCGCAACTACGTCAACGCGTTCTGGAGCGACTCCTGCTTCTGCATGACGTACGGCGACGGCGCCAGCAACACCCACCCGCTGACCGAGCTGGACGTGGCCGGCCACGAGATGACGCACGGCGTCACGGCCAACACCGCGGGCCTGAACTACTCGGGCGAGTCCGGCGGCCTCAACGAGGCCACCTCGGACATCTTCGGCACCATGGTGGAGTTCTCCGCCAACCTGGCGAAGGACAACCCGGACTACCTGATCGGCGAGCTGATCAACATCAACGGTAACGGCACGCCGCTCCGTTACATGGACAAGCCCTCCAAGGACGGCGGCTCGGCCGACTACTGGTCCTCCACCGTCGGCAACCTGGACGTCCACTACTCGTCCGGCGTGGGCAACCACTTCTTCTACCTGCTGGCCGAGGGCAGCGGCGCGAAGACCATCAACGGCGTCAGCTACAACAGCCCGACCTACAACGGCTCCACGGTGACCGGCATCGGCCGCACCAAGGCCGCCGCGATCTACTACCGGGCGCTGACCGTCTACTGGACCTCCACCACCGACTACAAGGGCGCGCGCACCGGCACCCTGCAGGCGGCTGCCGACCTGTACGGCTCCGGCTCGGCCGAGTACAACGCCGTGGCCGCGGCCTGGTCCGCGGTCAACGTCAACTAG
- a CDS encoding MarR family winged helix-turn-helix transcriptional regulator translates to MAKPLALDFDPIARADELWTRRWGGVPAMSAITSIMRAHQILLSRVDAVVKPYGLTFARYEALVLLTFSRTGELSLSKIGERLMVHPTSVTNTVDRLERAGLVSRRPNPLDGRGVLAAITGRGRDVVEEATRELMAMDFGLEGYSEEQCRQVFELLRPLRVDAGDFTPPTPKE, encoded by the coding sequence GTGGCCAAGCCCCTCGCACTCGACTTCGATCCGATCGCCCGCGCCGACGAGCTCTGGACCCGCCGCTGGGGCGGAGTCCCCGCCATGTCGGCGATCACCTCGATCATGCGTGCCCACCAGATCCTGCTCTCCCGGGTGGACGCGGTGGTCAAGCCGTACGGGCTGACCTTCGCCCGCTACGAGGCGCTGGTGCTGCTCACCTTCAGCCGGACCGGCGAGCTCTCGCTCTCCAAGATCGGCGAGCGCCTGATGGTCCACCCGACCAGCGTCACCAACACGGTCGACCGCCTCGAGCGGGCCGGCCTGGTCTCCCGTCGCCCCAATCCGCTGGACGGCCGCGGCGTGCTGGCGGCGATCACCGGGCGCGGCCGCGACGTGGTCGAGGAGGCGACCAGGGAGCTGATGGCCATGGACTTCGGCCTGGAGGGGTACTCCGAGGAGCAGTGCCGCCAGGTCTTCGAACTGCTCCGGCCGCTCCGGGTGGACGCGGGGGACTTCACGCCGCCGACGCCCAAGGAGTAG
- a CDS encoding DUF3817 domain-containing protein — MKQSVLTRYRAMAYVTGVLLILLTLGVIAKYVLDVSGAAGFTTAVGIAHGWLYVVYLVFAFDLGTKAKWPMGKLAWVLLAGTIPTAVFFVERKVSREISGLVAAPEPAGA, encoded by the coding sequence ATGAAGCAGAGTGTGCTGACCCGCTACCGGGCCATGGCGTATGTCACGGGCGTCCTCCTGATCCTGCTGACCCTGGGCGTGATCGCCAAGTACGTGCTGGACGTCTCGGGCGCGGCCGGCTTCACCACCGCGGTCGGCATCGCGCACGGCTGGCTGTACGTGGTCTACCTGGTCTTCGCCTTCGACCTCGGCACGAAGGCCAAGTGGCCGATGGGCAAGCTCGCCTGGGTGCTGCTCGCCGGGACCATCCCGACCGCGGTCTTCTTCGTCGAGCGCAAGGTCTCCCGCGAGATCTCCGGCCTCGTCGCGGCTCCGGAGCCGGCCGGCGCCTGA
- a CDS encoding acyl-CoA mutase large subunit family protein: MDADEIEAGRRRWQQRYDKARKRDADFTTLSGDEVEPVYGPPAGQPVEGFERIGWPGEYPYTRGLHATGYRGRTWTIRQFAGFGNAEQTNERYRMILDSGGGGLSVAFDMPTLMGYDSDDAKSLGEVGHCGVAIDSAADMEVLFNGIPLGDVTTSMTISGPAVPIFCMYLVAAERQGVDPGVLNGTLQTDIFKEYIAQKEWLFAPEPHLRLIGDLMEYCAEGIPAYKPLSVSGYHIREAGATAAQELAYTLADGFAYVELGLSRGLDVDVFAPGLSFFFDAHLDFFEEIAKFRAARRIWARWMRDRYGAKTDKAQWLRFHTQTAGVSLTAQQPYNNVVRTAVEALSAVLGGTNSLHTNALDETLALPSEQAAEIALRTQQVLMEETGVANVADPLGGSWYVEALTDRIEAQAEAIFQRILDKGRADHPIGPMTAGILRGIEEGWFTGEIAEAAFQYQQALEKGEKRVVGVNCHPRSVTPELEILRVSHEVEREQVRVLAARKEARDETAVKAGLDAMLAAARSGANMIPPMLEAVRAEATLGEICNALRDEWGIYRETAMF; this comes from the coding sequence ATGGACGCCGACGAGATCGAGGCCGGCCGCCGACGCTGGCAGCAGCGGTACGACAAGGCGCGCAAGCGCGACGCGGACTTCACCACCCTGAGCGGCGACGAGGTCGAGCCGGTCTACGGCCCGCCGGCCGGGCAGCCGGTCGAGGGCTTCGAGCGGATCGGCTGGCCGGGCGAGTACCCGTACACGCGAGGCCTGCACGCCACCGGCTACCGGGGCCGCACCTGGACCATCCGGCAGTTCGCCGGTTTCGGCAACGCCGAGCAGACCAACGAGCGCTACCGGATGATCCTGGACTCGGGCGGCGGCGGGCTCTCGGTCGCCTTCGACATGCCGACGCTGATGGGCTACGACTCCGACGACGCCAAGTCGCTCGGCGAGGTCGGCCACTGCGGGGTCGCCATCGACTCGGCCGCCGACATGGAGGTGCTGTTCAACGGCATCCCGCTCGGCGACGTCACCACCTCGATGACGATCAGCGGCCCGGCCGTCCCGATCTTCTGCATGTACCTGGTCGCCGCCGAGCGCCAGGGTGTCGACCCCGGGGTGCTCAACGGCACCCTGCAGACCGACATCTTCAAGGAGTACATCGCGCAGAAGGAGTGGCTCTTCGCCCCCGAGCCGCACCTGCGCCTGATCGGCGACCTGATGGAGTACTGCGCCGAGGGCATCCCCGCCTACAAGCCGCTCTCCGTCTCCGGCTACCACATCCGCGAGGCCGGGGCGACGGCCGCGCAGGAGCTCGCGTACACGCTGGCCGACGGCTTCGCGTACGTGGAGCTCGGCCTCTCGCGCGGTCTCGACGTGGACGTCTTCGCGCCCGGCCTGTCGTTCTTCTTCGACGCGCACCTGGACTTCTTCGAGGAGATCGCCAAGTTCCGCGCCGCGCGCCGGATCTGGGCCCGCTGGATGCGTGACCGGTACGGCGCCAAGACCGACAAGGCGCAGTGGCTGCGCTTCCACACCCAGACCGCCGGCGTCTCGCTCACCGCGCAGCAGCCGTACAACAACGTGGTGCGCACGGCGGTCGAGGCGCTCTCGGCCGTGCTCGGCGGTACCAACTCGCTGCACACCAACGCCTTGGACGAGACCCTGGCGCTGCCGTCCGAGCAGGCCGCCGAGATCGCGCTGCGCACGCAGCAGGTGCTGATGGAGGAGACCGGCGTCGCCAACGTGGCCGACCCGCTGGGCGGTTCCTGGTACGTCGAGGCGCTGACCGACCGGATCGAGGCGCAGGCGGAGGCGATCTTCCAGCGCATTCTCGACAAGGGACGCGCGGACCACCCGATCGGGCCGATGACGGCGGGCATCCTGCGCGGCATCGAGGAGGGCTGGTTCACCGGGGAGATCGCGGAGGCGGCCTTCCAGTACCAGCAGGCGCTCGAGAAGGGCGAGAAGCGCGTGGTCGGCGTCAACTGCCACCCGCGCAGCGTCACCCCCGAGCTGGAGATCCTCCGGGTCAGCCACGAGGTGGAGCGCGAGCAGGTGCGGGTGCTGGCCGCGCGCAAGGAGGCCCGTGACGAGACGGCGGTGAAGGCCGGCCTGGACGCGATGCTGGCCGCGGCCCGCTCGGGCGCGAACATGATCCCGCCGATGCTCGAGGCCGTCCGCGCGGAGGCCACCCTCGGCGAGATCTGCAACGCACTGCGGGACGAGTGGGGCATCTACCGCGAGACCGCGATGTTCTGA
- a CDS encoding TetR/AcrR family transcriptional regulator encodes MAPTTQQPAAPDQTAPPRGKGRPRSAAADRAILDATREALAELGWGGLTMGHVATRAGVAKTTLYRRWPSKNELVVDAVASLFDELEMADLGSLRADIEAVVGQFAGLLARPETQAALLALFAEGTRDPLLRRRIRERIVDPQKHLVRLGRAQAQQRGELRPDRDAATACEEIDIIFDTIAGTVEHRMLVSGEPVTPEWIHRFTTLLLSPLPGLAEQ; translated from the coding sequence GTGGCCCCCACCACCCAGCAGCCCGCGGCCCCGGACCAGACCGCGCCCCCACGCGGCAAGGGCCGCCCCCGCAGCGCTGCCGCCGACCGGGCGATCCTCGACGCCACCCGCGAGGCGCTCGCCGAGCTCGGCTGGGGCGGGCTCACCATGGGCCACGTCGCAACCCGGGCCGGCGTCGCCAAGACCACCCTCTACCGCCGCTGGCCGTCCAAGAACGAACTCGTCGTGGACGCGGTGGCCAGCCTCTTCGACGAGTTGGAGATGGCCGACCTCGGCAGCCTGCGGGCCGACATCGAGGCCGTGGTCGGCCAGTTCGCCGGCCTGCTGGCCCGGCCGGAGACCCAGGCCGCCCTGCTCGCCCTCTTCGCCGAGGGCACCCGGGACCCGCTGCTGCGGCGGCGGATCCGGGAGCGGATCGTCGACCCGCAGAAGCACCTGGTGCGGCTGGGGCGGGCCCAGGCCCAGCAGCGCGGCGAGCTTCGGCCGGACCGGGACGCGGCCACCGCCTGCGAGGAGATCGACATCATCTTCGACACCATCGCGGGCACCGTCGAGCACCGCATGCTGGTGAGCGGCGAACCCGTCACCCCGGAGTGGATCCACCGCTTCACGACCCTCCTCCTGAGCCCCCTCCCCGGCCTGGCGGAGCAGTAG
- the trxA gene encoding thioredoxin, producing MQPRNSRLNSSALRGAVDLAAVKAAGEAAQKAEQARAERARQAAAAGADGSAPQEAAYPLVIDVTEETFEAEVVQRSAEVPVVVDFWAEWCGPCKQLSPILERLAEEYSGRIVLAKIDVDANQLIAQQFGIQGIPAVMAVVAGQLVPLFQGAENEANVRKILDQLIAVAEQRFGIVGGSAAPGGEGPAAPYVPEDPALAAAHEALDRGDLGGAIQAYENVLADQPGSAEAKLGLAQAQLLRRVESLEPQAVRAAAAADPKNVAAQLDAADLDLVGGHVEDAFGRLVDTVGRTFGEDRDAARLRLLELFEVIGSDDPRVTAARSALARVLF from the coding sequence ATGCAGCCACGGAATTCGCGTCTCAACAGCTCCGCCCTGCGCGGTGCGGTGGACCTCGCCGCAGTGAAGGCGGCCGGCGAGGCCGCCCAGAAGGCCGAGCAGGCCAGGGCCGAGCGGGCCCGCCAGGCAGCCGCCGCCGGAGCGGACGGCTCCGCCCCGCAGGAGGCGGCGTACCCGCTCGTCATCGACGTCACCGAGGAAACCTTCGAGGCCGAGGTCGTGCAGCGCTCGGCCGAGGTGCCGGTGGTCGTCGACTTCTGGGCCGAGTGGTGCGGCCCGTGCAAGCAGCTCAGCCCGATCCTGGAGCGGCTGGCCGAGGAGTACTCCGGCCGGATCGTGCTCGCCAAGATCGACGTGGACGCCAACCAGCTGATCGCGCAGCAGTTCGGCATCCAGGGCATCCCGGCCGTGATGGCCGTGGTCGCCGGCCAGCTCGTCCCGCTCTTCCAGGGCGCCGAGAACGAGGCCAACGTCCGCAAGATCCTGGACCAGCTGATCGCCGTCGCCGAGCAGCGCTTCGGCATCGTCGGCGGCTCGGCCGCACCGGGCGGCGAGGGCCCGGCGGCTCCGTACGTGCCGGAGGACCCGGCCCTGGCGGCGGCGCACGAGGCACTGGACCGCGGTGACCTGGGCGGCGCCATCCAGGCGTACGAGAACGTGCTGGCCGACCAGCCGGGCAGTGCCGAGGCCAAGCTGGGCCTGGCCCAGGCGCAGTTGCTGCGCCGGGTCGAGTCGCTGGAGCCGCAGGCCGTCCGTGCGGCCGCCGCCGCGGACCCGAAGAACGTCGCCGCCCAGCTGGACGCGGCCGACCTGGACCTGGTGGGCGGGCATGTCGAGGACGCCTTCGGGCGGCTGGTCGACACCGTGGGCCGGACCTTCGGCGAGGACCGGGACGCCGCGCGGCTCCGGCTGCTGGAGCTCTTCGAGGTCATCGGCTCGGACGACCCCAGGGTGACGGCGGCGCGCAGTGCGCTGGCCCGGGTGCTGTTCTGA